One segment of Paenibacillus sp. FSL R7-0337 DNA contains the following:
- a CDS encoding adenine deaminase C-terminal domain-containing protein, with amino-acid sequence MTYTRQPLADCVPELVATARGDQKATLVITGGKLVNVCSGEILDGMSVAVQGGRIAYVGKDVSHTIGERTQVIDAAGRYIAPGLIDGHCHIESTQLTVTEFARAVLPLGTTGGFFDAHEIANVFGLKGIKLMLDEMRGTPLAAYMQVASCVPSAGAEFETTGASIGPEEVAEAYTWGEDVIALGEVMNFPGVVYGDEKMIGEIQATLRAGRYVDGHFTWPASDWRLPVYAAAGVTGDHECVTAEDVIERVRLGMYAKMRRGSAWHDVAKTITAHTEHGLDPRRMMLVTDDRSSESLRDEGHMDFVVRHAISQGVKPVTAFQMATINTAERFGVARDIGSITPGSCADIILLDGNLADVHVVMTIAAGVVVAENGSMTAELSPYTYPDEVLASVHLQQPPVPADFVIHAPIEEGVLATRVIQVIENHVETGELIMSLPIAGSELVVQDGLCKIAVLERHKGTGNKSVGVVQGIGFREPAAIAMTVAHDSHNVLVIGNDDGLMAQAAAAVAEAQGGVAVITAAGTTLFPLAIAGLMSAEPFEIAAAQSAAISKALYDAGCTLNYAFMTLSLLALAVIPALRISDKGLVRISPEEGIQLVPLFVS; translated from the coding sequence ATGACTTATACACGACAACCATTGGCTGATTGCGTGCCTGAGCTGGTAGCTACAGCCCGGGGAGATCAGAAGGCTACACTGGTCATTACAGGCGGCAAGCTGGTCAATGTCTGCTCCGGGGAGATTCTGGACGGCATGTCCGTCGCTGTACAAGGCGGGCGCATTGCTTACGTCGGCAAGGACGTCTCCCATACGATTGGGGAGAGAACGCAGGTTATTGATGCGGCGGGCAGATACATTGCTCCCGGCCTGATTGACGGACACTGCCACATCGAGAGCACTCAATTGACGGTGACTGAATTCGCCCGCGCTGTATTGCCGCTGGGGACGACCGGAGGCTTCTTCGATGCCCATGAGATTGCCAACGTGTTCGGGCTTAAGGGAATTAAGCTGATGCTGGACGAGATGCGGGGAACGCCGCTGGCTGCTTATATGCAGGTGGCTTCCTGTGTCCCTTCTGCGGGTGCGGAATTTGAGACAACCGGCGCGTCGATCGGACCGGAGGAAGTAGCGGAGGCTTACACCTGGGGCGAGGATGTGATCGCACTCGGCGAAGTCATGAACTTCCCGGGAGTGGTCTACGGCGATGAGAAGATGATCGGAGAGATCCAGGCCACGCTGCGTGCGGGACGGTATGTTGACGGGCATTTCACCTGGCCGGCGAGTGACTGGAGACTTCCGGTCTATGCCGCAGCAGGGGTGACCGGGGATCATGAGTGTGTGACGGCTGAGGATGTTATAGAACGCGTACGTCTGGGGATGTACGCCAAAATGCGCCGCGGCTCTGCCTGGCATGATGTCGCCAAAACCATCACGGCGCATACCGAGCACGGGTTGGACCCGCGCCGGATGATGCTGGTGACGGATGACCGCAGCTCCGAATCACTGCGCGATGAGGGGCATATGGATTTTGTCGTACGCCATGCGATCTCCCAGGGGGTGAAGCCGGTCACGGCTTTTCAGATGGCAACGATCAACACCGCCGAGCGCTTCGGTGTAGCCCGCGATATCGGCTCTATCACGCCTGGCTCCTGCGCGGATATCATTCTGCTGGACGGTAATCTGGCCGATGTTCATGTGGTCATGACGATTGCAGCTGGCGTTGTTGTGGCTGAGAACGGCAGCATGACGGCTGAGCTGAGCCCGTACACCTACCCGGATGAAGTGCTGGCCTCTGTGCATCTGCAGCAGCCTCCGGTTCCCGCAGACTTTGTGATTCATGCGCCGATTGAGGAAGGTGTTCTGGCCACGCGGGTCATCCAAGTCATTGAGAACCATGTGGAGACCGGCGAGCTGATCATGAGCCTGCCAATAGCTGGATCGGAGCTGGTGGTGCAAGACGGTCTGTGCAAAATCGCTGTTCTGGAGCGGCACAAGGGAACCGGCAACAAATCCGTCGGGGTTGTACAGGGCATCGGCTTCCGCGAGCCTGCGGCCATAGCGATGACCGTAGCTCATGACAGCCATAATGTGCTGGTCATCGGCAATGATGATGGACTGATGGCGCAGGCGGCTGCCGCCGTGGCGGAAGCGCAGGGCGGTGTTGCGGTGATTACCGCTGCCGGAACCACCTTGTTCCCGCTGGCGATTGCCGGACTGATGTCGGCAGAGCCGTTTGAGATTGCCGCCGCGCAATCCGCTGCCATCAGCAAAGCGCTATATGATGCGGGGTGTACGCTGAACTATGCTTTTATGACCCTGTCTCTGCTGGCCCTGGCGGTTATCCCCGCACTGCGGATTTCCGATAAAGGCCTGGTGCGGATCTCCCCCGAAGAGGGTATTCAACTGGTACCGTTGTTCGTTAGCTAA
- a CDS encoding VWA domain-containing protein, translating to MSSINLRKKIVELTLVKKQLTGVTARVGIVLDITGSMRSLYARGVVQEVVERILAVASKFDDNGSLDVWVYDTEFSRLPPVTEQELGSYVFTHIMNNDAIHKFGRNNEPPVMQDVIQKYTKEEPDTTPVFIIFINDGGVVKLTRKVILAASSLPIFWQFVGIGDSDFEVLKQLDTMNGRLVDNASFMHLDRIEDVSDEELYDQLLNEFPQWLKAAKAKGIL from the coding sequence TTGTCTTCGATTAATCTGCGCAAAAAGATCGTGGAGCTCACCCTGGTCAAAAAACAGCTCACCGGTGTCACCGCAAGGGTGGGGATTGTGCTGGACATCACCGGCTCCATGCGTAGTCTCTATGCCAGAGGCGTGGTGCAGGAGGTGGTGGAACGCATTCTCGCCGTTGCCAGCAAGTTCGATGATAACGGCTCGCTGGATGTGTGGGTCTACGATACGGAATTCAGCAGACTTCCGCCGGTTACCGAGCAGGAGCTTGGCAGCTATGTCTTCACCCATATTATGAATAATGATGCGATTCATAAGTTCGGACGCAATAATGAACCCCCGGTGATGCAGGATGTCATCCAGAAATACACGAAGGAGGAGCCGGACACGACGCCTGTGTTCATTATCTTCATCAATGACGGCGGGGTTGTGAAGCTGACCCGCAAGGTCATTTTGGCAGCCTCTTCTCTTCCAATCTTCTGGCAGTTTGTAGGCATCGGCGACTCTGACTTCGAGGTGCTAAAGCAGCTCGACACGATGAACGGCCGACTGGTGGATAACGCCAGCTTCATGCACCTGGACCGCATCGAGGACGTATCCGACGAGGAACTGTATGACCAGCTGTTGAATGAATTCCCGCAATGGCTGAAGGCTGCGAAGGCGAAGGGGATTCTGTAG
- a CDS encoding alanine--glyoxylate aminotransferase family protein: protein MKRYEDLSPSLRCIMTPGPVEVDPRVLRAMSYPVLGQFDPEFTEIMNETMVMLRELFATKNQWAYPVDGTSRSGIEAVMVSLIAPGERVLVPVFGRFGHLLHEIAERCGAEVLTIEQTWGRVFPPEEVIAAIRRFKPDVVAMVHGETSTGRVQPLAEIGRACRELDALLIVDAVATIGGVPVETDAWMLDAVVGGTQKCLSIPSGMAPVTYNDRAEAKLLKRKQVERGLRTAAAAVSELPVVRSNYLDLSMLQDYWSPRRLNHHTEMTSMLYALREGLRLVLEEGLEARHARHRFHEQALTAGLSAMGLELYGEADSKLTVVTCVHIPAGIDGESVRSMLLQRFGIEIASSFGPLQGQIWRIGTMGFSCRENNVLRLLGALEAVLIRHGYAVPAGQGVQAALDVYESKVR from the coding sequence ATGAAGCGGTACGAAGATTTGTCGCCGTCCTTGCGGTGCATTATGACCCCCGGCCCCGTGGAGGTTGATCCGCGTGTGCTGCGGGCGATGTCTTATCCGGTGCTGGGACAATTCGATCCTGAATTCACAGAGATCATGAATGAGACGATGGTGATGCTGCGTGAGCTGTTCGCCACCAAGAATCAGTGGGCGTATCCGGTAGACGGGACTTCGCGCTCCGGTATTGAGGCGGTGATGGTCAGCCTGATTGCACCGGGGGAGCGGGTGCTGGTTCCGGTCTTTGGCCGTTTCGGCCATTTGCTTCATGAGATTGCTGAACGCTGCGGCGCTGAGGTACTCACGATAGAGCAGACCTGGGGCCGTGTCTTTCCCCCGGAAGAGGTAATTGCAGCTATACGGAGGTTCAAGCCGGATGTGGTGGCAATGGTTCACGGGGAGACCTCTACAGGCCGTGTGCAGCCGCTGGCCGAGATCGGGCGGGCCTGCCGGGAGCTGGATGCGCTGCTGATTGTAGACGCGGTGGCGACGATCGGCGGGGTGCCGGTAGAGACGGATGCCTGGATGCTGGATGCCGTGGTCGGCGGAACGCAGAAATGCCTGTCCATCCCTTCAGGTATGGCCCCGGTGACGTACAATGACCGGGCTGAGGCCAAGCTGCTGAAGCGCAAGCAGGTAGAGCGCGGACTTAGAACTGCCGCTGCTGCTGTCAGCGAGCTGCCCGTGGTACGCAGCAATTACCTGGACCTGAGTATGCTGCAGGATTACTGGAGTCCCCGGCGGCTCAATCACCATACAGAGATGACCTCCATGCTATACGCTCTGCGTGAAGGCTTGCGGCTGGTCCTGGAGGAAGGGCTGGAAGCGCGGCATGCAAGGCACAGATTCCATGAGCAAGCCCTTACTGCCGGACTGTCAGCTATGGGGCTGGAGTTATACGGGGAGGCGGATAGCAAGCTGACGGTGGTCACCTGTGTGCACATTCCGGCGGGCATAGACGGGGAATCCGTCCGTTCCATGCTGCTGCAGCGTTTCGGTATTGAGATTGCCAGCTCCTTCGGGCCGTTACAAGGCCAGATCTGGCGGATCGGTACCATGGGCTTCAGCTGCCGGGAGAATAATGTGCTGCGTCTGCTTGGCGCGCTGGAGGCCGTGCTTATCCGCCACGGGTATGCGGTACCTGCCGGACAGGGTGTTCAGGCGGCACTTGACGTATATGAGTCAAAAGTAAGATAA
- a CDS encoding TerD family protein: MDFTAIDFETANSGRSSACALGLVQVRDGIVTAEHNWLIDPRQRFDGMNIAIHGITPSMVRGQPTFAELWPTVEPLLQGEIVIAHNAAFDMSVLRYCLDDYSLCYPGFQYLCTYLLGKKMLQDLPSHKLNVISAHFGIRLKHHDALEDARASALILLKLMEQWQQFDPLLLAGSQGYKAGMMYDGGYTPFKAAPKKAAKKPAAGKKAAAKTAVAASPGLQVSGTVAGQAQGEAPAASLDQLPAAAPPAAGAAAVPTLVRGQRVDIGGKLGASRLLAAVEWDASALHTEVSQPETAAFLLRESGRCEQERELIFYGNMEDPSGSVFSSKPAAHMGHLYLQLSNLPAAITRIALAFTVPEFSGNRHPGPIWNASVSLIDSRTGVRLAVFPFSRNVMPGMSVVIGEFYRYKDKWRFAAIGEGFPGGLRALCSHYGLTVEADGPSEKAAAESAAAAEAVDPKHNTLTGE; this comes from the coding sequence ATGGATTTCACTGCGATAGACTTTGAGACTGCCAATTCCGGACGCTCCAGCGCCTGTGCCCTGGGGCTTGTTCAAGTCCGGGACGGTATCGTCACTGCGGAACATAACTGGCTGATTGATCCGCGGCAGCGGTTTGACGGGATGAATATTGCCATTCATGGCATTACGCCCTCTATGGTCAGGGGCCAGCCTACCTTCGCCGAGCTGTGGCCCACGGTGGAGCCACTGCTGCAGGGCGAGATTGTGATTGCGCATAATGCCGCCTTCGATATGAGTGTCCTGCGCTACTGCCTGGACGACTACTCTCTCTGCTATCCCGGCTTTCAATATTTATGTACCTACCTGCTCGGTAAAAAAATGCTCCAGGACCTCCCCTCCCATAAGCTGAATGTCATCTCGGCGCATTTCGGCATCCGGCTGAAGCACCATGATGCCTTGGAGGATGCCAGAGCTTCTGCACTGATTCTCCTGAAATTGATGGAGCAGTGGCAGCAGTTCGATCCGCTGCTGTTAGCCGGCAGCCAGGGCTATAAGGCCGGGATGATGTATGACGGCGGGTATACGCCATTCAAAGCAGCGCCCAAGAAGGCCGCGAAAAAGCCGGCGGCCGGGAAGAAGGCAGCCGCTAAGACCGCGGTTGCTGCAAGCCCGGGCTTGCAAGTTAGCGGAACGGTAGCCGGGCAGGCACAAGGTGAAGCGCCAGCAGCTTCACTTGACCAGCTTCCGGCCGCAGCACCTCCAGCCGCCGGTGCTGCGGCTGTCCCTACACTGGTTCGGGGGCAGCGCGTCGATATCGGCGGCAAGCTCGGCGCTTCCAGACTCCTTGCGGCTGTGGAGTGGGATGCATCGGCTTTGCACACGGAAGTGAGCCAGCCGGAGACTGCTGCCTTTCTGCTTCGGGAGAGCGGACGCTGTGAGCAGGAGCGGGAGCTTATTTTTTATGGGAATATGGAAGACCCCAGCGGCTCCGTCTTCTCCTCGAAGCCTGCTGCGCATATGGGGCATCTTTATCTTCAGTTAAGCAATCTGCCTGCAGCCATTACACGGATTGCGCTGGCCTTCACCGTTCCGGAGTTCAGCGGTAACAGGCATCCGGGCCCGATCTGGAACGCTTCCGTATCACTGATTGATTCCCGGACGGGAGTCAGGCTGGCGGTGTTCCCCTTCAGCCGGAATGTTATGCCAGGCATGTCCGTTGTTATCGGCGAGTTCTACCGTTATAAGGATAAGTGGAGATTCGCTGCAATTGGCGAGGGGTTCCCGGGCGGACTCCGTGCCCTGTGCAGCCACTACGGTCTTACGGTGGAGGCCGATGGCCCTTCGGAGAAGGCTGCGGCTGAATCCGCAGCAGCAGCGGAGGCCGTAGATCCTAAGCATAATACCCTAACGGGTGAATGA
- the hemH gene encoding ferrochelatase, translating into MNQSCIGVILAQIGTPDAPSAKAVRPYLKRFLSDRRIIDYHPLLWQPLLRGIILRTRPRRSAKLYQEIWMEEGSPLLVHSRAQQAALQALLGSSYQVELGLAYSTPGMAEAFRKLEASGVTRIIVLPLFPQYSSTTTASVYEAASFAALGRHSRYGQVSKRFVPALRFVEAYHDAHGYIAAMQSLLQRQIRAMSEDPDYYVLSFHGIPRRYAETGDPYPQQCQETGRLLAEAMGWTPERWQLSFQSRFGPETWVGPSTADTLKELHGRGIRRPLIFSPGLVTDCLETLHELAVEGRELFAMGGGNAEMLEVAPCLNDTEEWISFLAELVDCSAQGWLSSAE; encoded by the coding sequence ATGAATCAGTCGTGTATAGGCGTTATTCTTGCTCAGATCGGAACCCCTGACGCCCCGAGCGCCAAGGCGGTCCGCCCTTATCTGAAGCGGTTTCTGTCCGACCGCAGAATCATTGATTATCATCCGCTGCTCTGGCAGCCGCTGCTGCGCGGCATTATTCTGCGCACCCGTCCGCGCCGGTCCGCGAAGCTGTATCAGGAGATCTGGATGGAAGAGGGTTCGCCTCTGCTCGTCCACTCCAGAGCACAGCAGGCTGCGCTGCAGGCACTGCTGGGCAGCAGCTATCAAGTCGAGCTGGGGCTTGCTTACAGCACACCCGGCATGGCTGAAGCCTTCCGCAAGCTGGAGGCTTCGGGAGTGACCCGCATCATAGTCCTTCCGTTATTCCCGCAGTATTCCTCGACAACGACCGCTTCCGTCTATGAAGCTGCAAGCTTTGCCGCTCTGGGACGACATAGCCGCTACGGGCAGGTATCCAAGCGCTTCGTACCTGCGCTGCGGTTCGTAGAAGCCTACCATGATGCACACGGCTATATCGCAGCGATGCAATCCTTATTACAGCGGCAAATCCGCGCCATGAGTGAAGACCCGGACTATTATGTCCTGTCCTTCCACGGCATTCCCCGCCGTTATGCCGAGACCGGAGATCCCTATCCGCAGCAATGCCAGGAGACAGGCCGTCTGCTCGCAGAAGCTATGGGCTGGACCCCGGAACGCTGGCAGCTCTCCTTCCAGTCCCGTTTCGGGCCGGAGACCTGGGTAGGGCCGTCGACTGCGGACACGCTGAAGGAGCTTCACGGACGCGGAATCCGGCGGCCGCTTATTTTCTCTCCTGGACTAGTCACAGACTGCCTCGAAACGCTGCATGAGCTGGCCGTAGAAGGCCGGGAGCTCTTCGCCATGGGCGGCGGAAATGCTGAGATGCTGGAGGTAGCCCCTTGCCTGAACGACACGGAAGAGTGGATCAGCTTTCTCGCAGAGCTGGTAGACTGCTCGGCCCAGGGCTGGCTGTCTTCCGCCGAATGA
- a CDS encoding FMN-binding protein, whose product MKKLISLTVSAALLLAPLAYTINAPALNLKVDAVSAASEEAPAATAKPAPKATAKPAPTPKATAKPAATPKATAKPAATPKATAKPAATPKATAKPAATPKATTAPAATAKPAATTAPAASAKATAKPAATAKPVATAAPVTVHEDVYQDGVYVAYGDAYSKGTEGAKVTIKDGKIADIELLRTSPKIIDRNARENYSGVWAAYGLMKDRLMGKTRDGAAAVDAVSGATRTSNGWKLSVDRAFERSLAHQAADATYFNGVHMGVDPEAKYAVFATYEANKLTAVKLYPLSATGDFVDEKTYTAEQTAAIAAITPALLAKGASAQPVAGFEAETKAAVNAFWDAEQNASINNKAAYVDGFYSSYGTARSVGVERADVVIRNGKLVDVKLFRLGSNLIDRGATAYAEVVKANAPMTAKLLANGSYIANYNEKVDGISGATESSHGWNQAVERAFEKALKTPDEGQTFDGKFAGVDNQSKVMLLVDIDADQVTGIKLSLFGADGKLIADDKRTEEQKSLVDKLAAGLLASGVQAPDIAGQEALSAAAKAALTDALTNASKVQGTYKDGTFTAYGDAYDKGTNKADVTLRNGKIVNVALSRVGMNMVDLGKAAYAEVQKAIPVLTASFLAAGTREGAQDVDAVSGATSSSNALKAAVDRAYGKAEVTETDKAAYFDGIFIGASVDKTVNVMVTTKYNVPVTMAVYYLDDKGKVRYNLTDDELLVKYEIENTSNGKGLHKYGYRAAAFGANDAQKAISAKAVEAIKAALESAGK is encoded by the coding sequence TTGAAAAAATTAATTTCTTTGACTGTAAGCGCAGCCTTGCTGCTCGCGCCATTAGCCTACACGATTAACGCACCGGCTTTGAACCTGAAGGTGGATGCGGTTTCAGCAGCCTCGGAAGAAGCGCCGGCAGCGACTGCTAAACCAGCTCCGAAGGCAACAGCCAAACCGGCGCCAACTCCGAAGGCAACAGCCAAACCGGCAGCAACTCCGAAGGCAACAGCCAAACCGGCAGCCACTCCGAAGGCGACAGCCAAACCGGCAGCCACTCCGAAGGCGACAGCCAAACCGGCAGCCACTCCGAAGGCGACCACTGCACCCGCAGCAACAGCTAAGCCGGCAGCGACCACTGCACCGGCGGCATCCGCCAAGGCAACTGCAAAGCCAGCAGCAACCGCGAAGCCTGTAGCAACAGCAGCACCAGTTACTGTGCACGAGGATGTATATCAGGACGGAGTATATGTTGCCTATGGCGATGCGTATTCCAAAGGTACAGAGGGTGCGAAGGTAACGATTAAAGACGGCAAGATCGCAGATATCGAGCTGCTCAGAACCAGCCCGAAGATCATCGACCGCAATGCCCGTGAGAATTACAGTGGCGTGTGGGCTGCCTACGGTCTGATGAAAGACAGACTGATGGGCAAAACCAGAGACGGCGCGGCTGCGGTTGACGCTGTATCCGGCGCAACCCGTACGAGCAATGGCTGGAAGCTGTCCGTAGACAGAGCTTTTGAGCGATCGCTTGCGCACCAAGCGGCTGATGCCACTTATTTCAATGGAGTCCACATGGGTGTAGACCCTGAGGCCAAATATGCAGTGTTTGCTACTTATGAAGCAAACAAGCTGACTGCGGTTAAATTGTATCCGCTGAGCGCTACCGGAGATTTCGTGGATGAGAAGACATATACGGCTGAACAGACCGCAGCGATTGCCGCAATCACTCCTGCACTGCTCGCCAAAGGTGCTAGTGCGCAGCCGGTAGCCGGCTTCGAGGCAGAGACCAAAGCCGCAGTGAACGCCTTCTGGGATGCCGAACAGAATGCCAGCATCAACAACAAGGCTGCTTATGTTGACGGATTCTACTCTTCCTACGGTACAGCAAGAAGTGTAGGCGTGGAGAGAGCAGATGTTGTGATCCGTAACGGTAAGCTGGTAGATGTGAAGCTGTTCAGACTTGGCAGCAACCTGATCGACAGAGGTGCAACCGCCTATGCAGAGGTTGTGAAGGCGAATGCTCCGATGACCGCCAAACTGCTGGCTAACGGATCATATATCGCTAACTATAATGAGAAGGTAGATGGAATCTCCGGTGCTACGGAGAGCAGCCATGGCTGGAACCAGGCCGTAGAGCGCGCTTTTGAGAAAGCCTTGAAGACTCCGGATGAAGGTCAAACCTTCGACGGCAAATTTGCCGGTGTGGATAATCAGTCCAAGGTTATGCTGCTGGTGGATATCGATGCTGACCAGGTAACGGGAATCAAGCTGAGCCTGTTCGGCGCAGACGGCAAGCTGATTGCAGATGACAAACGTACGGAAGAACAGAAATCATTGGTCGACAAGCTGGCCGCCGGACTGCTCGCAAGCGGCGTGCAGGCTCCAGATATCGCCGGACAGGAAGCCCTGTCGGCTGCAGCGAAGGCAGCACTGACGGATGCTTTGACTAATGCATCCAAAGTACAAGGCACTTATAAAGACGGCACCTTCACCGCTTATGGTGATGCGTATGACAAAGGCACGAACAAAGCAGATGTTACACTGCGCAACGGCAAGATCGTAAACGTTGCTCTGTCCCGTGTAGGCATGAACATGGTCGATCTGGGCAAAGCCGCTTACGCTGAGGTGCAAAAAGCTATTCCGGTGCTGACCGCCAGCTTCCTGGCCGCAGGTACAAGAGAAGGCGCTCAGGATGTAGATGCGGTATCCGGCGCTACCAGCAGCAGCAATGCGCTGAAGGCAGCCGTTGACAGAGCTTATGGTAAAGCGGAAGTTACGGAAACGGATAAGGCTGCGTATTTCGATGGTATTTTCATCGGCGCAAGTGTGGATAAAACTGTAAATGTCATGGTTACTACTAAGTATAATGTGCCTGTAACTATGGCTGTGTACTACCTGGATGATAAGGGTAAAGTAAGATATAATCTGACGGATGATGAACTGCTTGTGAAATACGAGATCGAGAATACCTCGAACGGCAAGGGACTGCATAAGTACGGGTACCGTGCAGCAGCCTTCGGAGCGAATGATGCCCAGAAAGCCATCTCCGCCAAAGCGGTAGAAGCGATCAAAGCAGCGCTCGAATCTGCCGGAAAATAA
- a CDS encoding IDEAL domain-containing protein: MMRLETRDILNITRKQITSIFKMEPVELKFVNDYQGEQYLLTNDKLHLSNQHYWAKVMECVFENHVRPVLMCEVLYFLRNEFLESDIKLMFSYDFAEDSEGTASASAEISFKDSPDLQPDEIAELIDFALTLQDKQWFEELTAKYKQLTLQ, from the coding sequence ATGATGAGATTAGAAACGCGCGACATCTTGAATATCACAAGGAAGCAAATTACCAGTATTTTTAAAATGGAGCCGGTTGAACTGAAATTTGTCAATGACTATCAGGGTGAGCAGTATCTGCTGACCAATGATAAGCTGCATCTCAGCAACCAGCATTATTGGGCTAAGGTCATGGAGTGTGTGTTCGAGAACCATGTCAGACCTGTTCTGATGTGCGAGGTGCTCTACTTCCTGCGCAATGAGTTTCTGGAAAGTGACATCAAGCTGATGTTCTCCTATGATTTTGCGGAGGACTCGGAGGGAACAGCTTCGGCTTCGGCTGAGATCAGCTTCAAGGATTCTCCGGATCTGCAGCCTGATGAAATTGCTGAATTGATCGATTTTGCGCTGACTTTGCAGGATAAGCAGTGGTTCGAGGAACTGACTGCCAAATATAAACAGCTCACTCTTCAATAG
- a CDS encoding HD domain-containing protein has protein sequence MTLIKQLAPQDEFTGFYLLRELVLKQTNGTPPKDYFDIVLGDASGQISAKYWDVSVTDKETFFPMALVKVRGMAHTYREKLQVKITKLRLVNESDGVSLTDFIRSAPVRPVDLVHTIKNEMASIADPEIAAIVNFCVGKVEEKLMHYPAAKTHHHAYFAGLAYHMVRMLEIGDFLCKQRPFLNPDLMRAGIILHDIAKPEEMISQYGIVSDYSVHGKLIGHISMASSWITEAAIRTGIDLESEKVMALQHLVLSHHNLGEWGSPVQPQTAEAVALHHIDAMDAKLQMVEDALDTTPETEEWTPFIRGLENKAVYRLKL, from the coding sequence ATGACATTAATCAAACAGCTAGCCCCGCAGGATGAATTCACCGGCTTCTATCTGCTTAGAGAACTGGTGCTGAAACAGACGAACGGGACTCCTCCCAAGGATTACTTCGATATTGTACTAGGTGATGCCAGTGGTCAGATTTCGGCGAAATACTGGGACGTCAGCGTGACGGATAAGGAGACTTTTTTCCCGATGGCGCTGGTGAAGGTCCGGGGAATGGCCCATACGTACCGCGAGAAGCTCCAGGTCAAAATCACCAAGCTCAGACTGGTCAATGAATCCGACGGGGTATCGCTGACCGACTTCATCCGCTCGGCCCCGGTGCGTCCTGTGGACCTGGTCCATACGATCAAGAACGAAATGGCTAGTATTGCTGATCCGGAGATTGCAGCGATTGTGAACTTTTGTGTCGGTAAGGTGGAAGAGAAGCTGATGCATTATCCGGCTGCCAAGACCCACCATCATGCGTATTTCGCCGGGCTTGCTTATCACATGGTACGTATGCTGGAGATTGGGGATTTCTTGTGCAAGCAGCGCCCGTTCCTGAATCCTGATCTGATGAGAGCGGGCATCATCCTCCATGATATTGCCAAGCCTGAAGAGATGATCTCGCAGTACGGCATTGTGTCGGACTACAGCGTGCACGGAAAGCTGATTGGACATATCTCAATGGCTTCAAGCTGGATTACAGAAGCGGCCATCCGCACCGGAATTGATCTGGAATCCGAGAAGGTCATGGCGCTTCAGCATCTTGTATTGTCCCATCATAATCTTGGGGAGTGGGGAAGCCCAGTCCAGCCGCAGACGGCTGAAGCGGTTGCCCTGCATCATATTGATGCGATGGATGCCAAGCTGCAGATGGTGGAGGACGCTCTGGATACTACGCCGGAGACGGAGGAATGGACGCCGTTCATTAGAGGACTGGAGAATAAGGCCGTCTACCGGCTGAAGTTATAA
- a CDS encoding GNAT family N-acetyltransferase produces MNHSTELVIREAVASDRGAIAGVLLEAYSEYAAVLPEPFWAEYRDSILGSVHGDAPVFRIVAELDGQIVGSVLLFTSSEAAYGRPELDIHTPIIRLLAVSPAVRARGVARLLIQEAAERAIALGAASLNLHTSDMMASAIRLYERLGFKRAYETDLKNGDTLVKGYRLELPVSADPQVEPTSKARVTG; encoded by the coding sequence ATGAATCACTCAACAGAACTTGTAATCCGTGAAGCCGTAGCTTCCGACCGTGGAGCCATTGCCGGGGTCTTGCTCGAAGCTTACAGCGAATATGCAGCCGTGCTGCCCGAGCCGTTCTGGGCGGAGTACCGGGATTCTATTCTCGGCTCAGTTCATGGCGATGCACCGGTTTTCCGGATTGTAGCGGAGCTGGACGGACAAATTGTAGGAAGCGTACTGCTGTTCACCTCCTCAGAGGCTGCTTACGGCAGACCGGAGCTGGATATCCATACGCCGATCATCCGTCTGCTGGCTGTATCTCCGGCGGTCCGGGCGCGCGGGGTGGCCAGACTTCTAATCCAAGAAGCCGCAGAAAGGGCCATTGCGCTGGGGGCAGCCAGTCTGAACCTGCACACTTCGGATATGATGGCCTCTGCGATTAGGCTGTATGAGAGACTCGGCTTCAAGCGGGCTTATGAGACGGATCTGAAGAACGGGGATACTCTGGTCAAAGGCTATCGTCTGGAGCTGCCGGTCTCCGCCGATCCACAGGTGGAACCAACCTCTAAGGCCAGGGTAACCGGCTAA